GCAAGGCCCTGACCCAGGACTCGCCCGAGATCGAGCTTTGTCCCTGCAAGGCAGCCCATCTAAAGCTGTGCAGTGCTCTCCTCCTCATCATCCTCATGATGGGTATTATCTACCCCTACATTTAGGCATCCACACCTGAGTGTTAAACAAAGTAGTCCACACACATTTCTCGCTCGAATTGGTGTCAATAAATCAGTCAAAAGTCATGGAGATTTCCTTTATTTTCATCGTATCTGCTTTACTGATGGGCACATCGTCCTACAATCCGTACGATAATATGATATGTCTGGACTGCGGGGACCTGTGTCCGGTTCGCAGACGGGGAACCAGTTGCCGCACTGCTCCGAAAAACATTGCCGCATGGAAAAGCAGGGAAAGAGGTCTAGCACGCATAAATACCACGCATCTGGTGTGCGTGCCAGACGATCTCAGGCTCGTGGGTAAGTCAAGGCAGTCCGCACATTGATCCTCATTGATCTTCCCCTCGAACGGCAGAAGTGGATCCCGCCTTCTGTTGCATTTGGGCCCCGGAATTCGGCTGCCGTCTGGTGCGATCCATCTTGGACGATCACATCCAGTGTAGAAGGTGCTACAATCCGAAAAGGAAACGACGGGGATATACCCTATGTCCCTGTACAGGATATCAAGGAAGAGCATGCAATGGACTATTGGCTTTTGTCATTATCATTCCACAGATAGCTCGATTTGTAAGCTAAATAAAAGGGAAAGAGTGCCCCTGCCTTTGCCCATTTGTAGGTCTCATTTCTATCAAAATAATGGTACAGATTGAGGGAGGTTTTTGCAAACCACAACGTAGGGCCTCTTTAATCTCCCCTTGCCGATTGATTCTCGGGCAAATAAATTTCCATATCTGAAATTG
The sequence above is a segment of the Drosophila miranda strain MSH22 chromosome 4, D.miranda_PacBio2.1, whole genome shotgun sequence genome. Coding sequences within it:
- the LOC108163230 gene encoding uncharacterized protein LOC108163230 isoform X2 — protein: MEISFIFIVSALLMGTSSYNPYDNMICLDCGDLCPVRRRGTSCRTAPKNIAAWKSRERGLARINTTHLVCVPDDLRLVEVDPAFCCIWAPEFGCRLVRSILDDHIQCRRCYNPKRKRRGYTLCPCTGYQGRACNGLLAFVIIIPQIARFVS